The Bradyrhizobium sp. CCBAU 051011 DNA segment ACCACCGAACTTTTGATGGAAGTGATCGGCCCGTTCGCCGCGCCCTACGACGTGCACGGCGACGACGGCACCAACGAGACCATGGACTGGACCGCCCAGATCGCGCCGAGCTACTTCAACAATCGCAAGGTTTCGATCTACGGTGGCTCCAACGAGATCCAGCGCAACATCATCACCAAGGCGGTGCTGGGGCTTTAACCTATCCTCTCCCTCGCCCCGCTCTTGCGGGGAGAGGGTCGGGGTGAGGGGCCTGTCTCCCAGCAAAGATTGCCGAGAGACCTGTACCCTCACCCGGAAGCGAGTTCGTAGGATGGGTGGAGCGAAGCGATACCCATCCCAACAAGTCCGAACAGTGCGATGGGTTTCGCTTCGCTCTACCCATCCTACGGGTTCGTTCGATTTCCATGCCTCAGGCATGATTTGAAGAGAGCAAAAGAACATGGATTTTGATTTGTCCGAGGAGCAGCGCCTTCTCAAGGAAAGCATCGACGGTCTGTTGACCGACTCCTATGATTTCGATGCGCGCAAGAAGTACCAGAAAGAGAAGGGCGGCTGGAGCAAGGCCGTCTGGGGCAAGCTCGCCGAGCAGGGCTTGCTGGGCCTGCCGTTCGCGGAAGCCGATGGCGGCTTTGGCGCCGGCGCGGTCGAGACCATGATCGTGATGGAGGCGCTCGGCAAGGCGCTGGTGCTGGAGCCGTATCTGGCAACCGTCGTGATCGGCGGCGGCTTCCTGCGCCATGGCGGCTCGGCCGAGCAGAAGGCCGCGCACATCCCCGGCATCATCGACGGCAGCAAGACATTTGCGTTCGCTCAGCTCGAAAAGAATTCGCGCTACGATCTCGGCGATGTCGCAACCACTGCCAAGAAAAAGGGCGCAGGCTGGGTCATCGACGGCGAAAAATTCGTCGTGCTCAACGGCGAGAACGCCGACACCCTCATTGTCACGGCGCGCACCAAGGGCGGCCAGCGCGACAGGAGCGGCATCGGCGTGTTCCTCGTGCCGGCCAATGCCAAGGGCGTCACCCGCAAGGGCTATCCGACCCAGGACGGGCTGCATGCGGCCGACATCACCTTCACCGGCGTCGAGGTCGGCGCGGAAGCTGCGATCGGCGATCCCGAGAACGGCCTCGCCCTGATCGAGCGCGTGGTCGATGAAGCCCGCACCGCGATGTGCGCGGAAGCTGTCGGCGCGATGGATGAATCGCTGAAGTCGACCGTCGAATATCTCAAGACACGCAAGCAGTTTGGCGTGCCAATCGGCACCTTCCAGACGCTGCAGCACCGCGCCGCCGACATGTTCGTGGCGCTGGAGCAGGCCCGCAGCATGTCGATGTTCGCGACCATGGCGGCCGATTTCGACAGCGCCAAGGAGCGCGCGACCGCGGTCGCCGCCGCCAAGGTGCAGATCGGCAAGTCAGGCAAGTTCATCGGTCAGCAGTCGATCCAGCTCCACGGCGGCATCGGCATGACCCAGGAAGCCAAGATCGGCCACTACTTCAAGCGGCTGACCATGATCGAGAATACGTTTGGCGATACCGACTACCACCTCCGCCGCGTCACCGACGCGGGCGGGCTGGTGTAAGGACCTCCACCGTCATTGCGGGGCAACAATGTTGCCCCGTCATTGCGAGCGAAGCGAAGCAATCCATGGCTCCGCAAGGCAAAGCGTGGATTGCTTCGTCGCTTGTGCTCCTCGCAATGACGGGGAGAAATCAGGGAACAAACAACAATGAAAAACACCCCGTTCGATCTCACCGGCAAAGTCGCTGTTATCACCGGCTCCAGCCGCGGCATCGGCCGTTCCTCGGCCGAACTGCTGGCCAAGCTCGGCGCCAAGGTCGTGATCTCCAGCCGCAAGGCGGATGCCTGCCACGAAGTCGCCGAGGGTATCAAGAAGGCCGGCGGCGACGCCTATGTCATTCCCTGCAATATCTCCCGCCGCGAGGAAGTCGAGGCGCTGATCTCGGGCACGACAAAACATTACGGCAAGGTCGACATCCTCGTCTGCAACGCCGCGGTGAATCCGTATTACGGCCCGCTGCTCGACATCAAGGACGAGGCCTTCGACAAGATCATGGGCAGTAACGTCAAGAGCAACATCTGGCTCTGCGCGCTGGCGATCCCGCAGATGGCGGAGCGCGGCAATGGTTCGGTGGTGATCATCTCTTCCATCGGAGGCATGCGCGGTTCCACCGTGATCGGCGCTTATGGCATCTCGAAAGCGGCGGATTTCGCGCTGTGCCGCAGCCTCGCCGGCGAATGGGGTCCGAAGGGCGTCCGCGTCAATTGCGTGGCGCCGGGCCTCGTCAAGACCGATTTCGCTCGCGCGCTATGGGAAGACCCCGATAACCTCAAGCGCCGCACAGCCAGCACGCCGCTCCGCCGCATCGGCGAGCCTGACGAAATCGCAGGTGCGGTGGCTTATCTCGCGTCCGACGCGTCGACGTTTATGACGGGACAGACCATCGTCGTCGACGGCGGCGTGACTACGGCGGCGACGTGATTCTTCCCTCTCCCGCGTGCGGGGGAGGGTGCCGAGCGAAAGCGAGGCGGGTGGGGGTCTCTCCGCGAGTCCGGCTGTTGCTTGGTAGCGCCGCTCGCGCGCTAATCGCTGACGCCGTCCTCCGCGGCGGCACCCCCACCCCGGCCCTCCCCCGCAAGCGGGAGAGGGGGCGCATCGCGCGTGCGGGCACACTTTCTTCCCCCAACTTGACCTTCGCCTCCCAATCGGATTGCCTCTCCACAACCAAAACCTCCCCGGGGAAGCAACGTCATGTCCTTTGTGCTGGCCATCGATCAGGGCACCACGTCCTCGCGCGCCATCGTGTTCCGCAGCGATATTTCCATTGCCGCTACGGCGCAGCAGGAATTCCCGCAG contains these protein-coding regions:
- a CDS encoding SDR family NAD(P)-dependent oxidoreductase, with product MKNTPFDLTGKVAVITGSSRGIGRSSAELLAKLGAKVVISSRKADACHEVAEGIKKAGGDAYVIPCNISRREEVEALISGTTKHYGKVDILVCNAAVNPYYGPLLDIKDEAFDKIMGSNVKSNIWLCALAIPQMAERGNGSVVIISSIGGMRGSTVIGAYGISKAADFALCRSLAGEWGPKGVRVNCVAPGLVKTDFARALWEDPDNLKRRTASTPLRRIGEPDEIAGAVAYLASDASTFMTGQTIVVDGGVTTAAT
- the pimD gene encoding pimeloyl-CoA dehydrogenase small subunit gives rise to the protein MDFDLSEEQRLLKESIDGLLTDSYDFDARKKYQKEKGGWSKAVWGKLAEQGLLGLPFAEADGGFGAGAVETMIVMEALGKALVLEPYLATVVIGGGFLRHGGSAEQKAAHIPGIIDGSKTFAFAQLEKNSRYDLGDVATTAKKKGAGWVIDGEKFVVLNGENADTLIVTARTKGGQRDRSGIGVFLVPANAKGVTRKGYPTQDGLHAADITFTGVEVGAEAAIGDPENGLALIERVVDEARTAMCAEAVGAMDESLKSTVEYLKTRKQFGVPIGTFQTLQHRAADMFVALEQARSMSMFATMAADFDSAKERATAVAAAKVQIGKSGKFIGQQSIQLHGGIGMTQEAKIGHYFKRLTMIENTFGDTDYHLRRVTDAGGLV